In ANME-2 cluster archaeon, a single window of DNA contains:
- a CDS encoding oligosaccharyl transferase, archaeosortase A system-associated: MTEKSDDMPDPKPEKAPIISSLKNMFSIYTPFVIFIFALALYIRTVLPYDAVFRGGIVGFAADDAVFHMRLVENLLKNFPHRIWFETFTLYPYGQSIHFGPLWTYMIAITSLILGAGSPSLDLTRMVGAYFPGIFGALLVFPVYFMGREVFDRRVGLLAAFMIAVMPGQILSRSIMGFTDHHAGEVFFSTLYLMFLIMAINSVKGMDISVFDILEKNWAKIKHPAIISIISGVAFSLYMLQWSNGVFFGGIVAIFIVLQFIIYHMKNQSSEGLSFVSFISFLSAFPLILFFVDPMNSFSAHRYSYLHILITLGSAIFFLILGLLSIKMREKNIERIYYPLTIVGIYATGLVIAKLFIPSVFSSFATFFTIFQPREGGGLTIAEASPPRPEMIFGYAGYPNNFGNYPGIFDFVSTYYIALLAMVVIGAILIFRKWEPEKAMFLIWCFIMFALTTGQNRWFYYYSVNVAILSSFIGIGLLDIAGFKDLSLKLKTRVSTPSDLQEFITSDLSRHLLSALIVAVVIMLVFLPNFNVASRSTAGGATSSDYYQWYESMNWMRYNTPDPGLDFDAVYDRPPAGETFPYPDTAYGVMSWWDYGHVITYFGHRIPNANPFQAGIGGGPSHAPGASTFFTAQSEEDADEVLWNLGINDKPGSRYIVSNAYMAYAINDVMGIWDGKDWSDFRTYAVISGQQQLVYKQYWYTSMEGRLHIFDGDGLKHYRLVHESLANPYASGGNMEQSCKAQYNMLYSGNLKIENTGFVKIFEFVEGATITGSAPDNAIVTLSNDIMTNQGRLFTYTQTTTVQNGTFSFEVPYSTLGPVSGQTNFDTRPIGPYTLTVDTISKTVDVAEQDVLNGGTLTVNMME; encoded by the coding sequence ATTTACACTCCCTTTGTCATATTTATTTTTGCCCTTGCTTTGTACATACGCACAGTGCTCCCATATGATGCCGTATTCAGGGGAGGCATAGTAGGATTTGCCGCCGATGATGCCGTATTCCATATGCGTCTTGTTGAGAACCTTCTTAAGAATTTTCCACATAGGATCTGGTTTGAAACATTCACATTATACCCGTATGGCCAAAGCATCCACTTCGGCCCACTCTGGACATACATGATCGCTATCACTTCATTGATTTTGGGGGCAGGTTCCCCCAGTCTGGATTTGACACGAATGGTTGGTGCATATTTCCCCGGTATATTCGGCGCATTATTGGTATTTCCAGTGTATTTCATGGGAAGGGAGGTATTTGACAGGCGTGTGGGTCTGCTGGCGGCTTTCATGATTGCTGTTATGCCTGGTCAGATATTGTCTCGTTCCATAATGGGGTTTACTGACCACCATGCAGGTGAAGTGTTTTTCAGTACGTTATATTTGATGTTTTTAATTATGGCAATTAATTCGGTCAAGGGAATGGATATATCGGTTTTTGATATTCTTGAAAAAAATTGGGCCAAAATTAAGCATCCAGCTATTATTTCCATAATATCTGGAGTAGCTTTTAGCTTATACATGTTACAGTGGTCTAATGGTGTTTTCTTCGGTGGTATTGTTGCTATTTTCATTGTCCTGCAGTTTATAATATATCATATGAAGAACCAATCTAGCGAAGGATTATCTTTTGTTAGTTTTATCTCTTTTTTGTCTGCCTTTCCTTTAATTTTGTTTTTCGTTGACCCGATGAATTCATTCTCAGCCCACCGTTACTCCTACCTCCACATCCTTATCACCCTGGGCAGCGCCATATTCTTCCTGATTCTGGGCCTACTATCCATAAAAATGCGGGAAAAGAACATTGAGAGAATCTACTACCCCCTCACCATTGTTGGCATATACGCCACCGGTCTGGTCATAGCCAAGCTCTTCATTCCCAGCGTATTCTCAAGTTTTGCCACATTCTTCACCATCTTCCAGCCCCGCGAGGGCGGCGGCCTCACCATCGCCGAAGCCTCCCCCCCGCGCCCTGAAATGATATTCGGATATGCTGGTTACCCCAACAATTTCGGCAACTACCCCGGCATCTTTGATTTCGTATCAACCTATTATATCGCCCTGCTTGCTATGGTTGTCATCGGGGCCATACTCATCTTCCGCAAGTGGGAACCTGAAAAAGCCATGTTCCTTATATGGTGTTTCATAATGTTTGCCCTCACAACCGGCCAGAACCGCTGGTTCTACTACTATTCAGTCAATGTGGCCATACTATCATCCTTCATAGGCATAGGACTTCTCGACATTGCAGGCTTCAAAGACCTATCTCTAAAATTAAAAACCCGGGTCTCGACCCCCAGCGACCTGCAGGAATTCATAACATCAGACCTGTCCCGTCATCTGCTATCCGCTCTCATTGTCGCAGTCGTGATCATGCTGGTATTCCTGCCCAACTTCAACGTAGCATCCCGTTCCACAGCCGGCGGAGCAACCAGTTCAGACTACTACCAGTGGTACGAATCCATGAACTGGATGCGCTACAACACCCCGGACCCCGGCCTTGACTTCGATGCTGTATATGACCGTCCACCAGCAGGTGAGACGTTCCCGTATCCGGACACCGCCTACGGAGTCATGTCCTGGTGGGACTACGGCCATGTCATCACCTACTTCGGTCACCGCATACCCAACGCCAACCCTTTCCAGGCAGGTATTGGCGGCGGCCCCTCCCACGCCCCGGGTGCATCTACATTCTTTACTGCCCAGTCAGAGGAAGATGCCGATGAAGTATTATGGAACCTTGGTATCAATGACAAACCGGGTTCACGCTACATTGTGAGTAACGCATACATGGCCTATGCCATTAATGATGTCATGGGTATATGGGACGGGAAGGACTGGAGCGATTTCAGGACGTATGCCGTGATTTCAGGTCAGCAACAACTCGTTTACAAACAATACTGGTACACCAGCATGGAAGGTCGTCTGCATATCTTTGACGGTGACGGACTGAAACATTACCGTCTCGTGCATGAATCACTGGCCAATCCTTATGCCAGCGGTGGCAATATGGAACAGAGCTGCAAGGCACAATATAATATGCTCTATAGTGGAAATCTTAAAATCGAGAACACCGGTTTTGTCAAGATATTCGAATTTGTTGAGGGAGCTACCATTACTGGTAGTGCACCTGATAATGCTATTGTAACTTTATCGAATGATATTATGACCAATCAGGGACGTTTATTCACCTATACCCAGACAACCACAGTTCAAAACGGTACATTCAGCTTTGAAGTACCTTATTCCACACTTGGCCCCGTTTCAGGCCAGACTAATTTCGACACCAGACCTATCGGCCCCTATACGCTCACGGTGGATACCATATCGAAGACAGTGGACGTGGCTGAACAGGATGTATTGAACGGGGGAACGCTCACGGTTAATATGATGGAATGA
- a CDS encoding cupredoxin domain-containing protein, protein MKHTILLILILVSIFTTIGCTYTNIPEPTETATETPTATPTTSPTATPVSTPRNGLTEVTMEGNAFVPETITIPMKGVVKWTNMDSTPHKITIIGMVTDDLGEGDSFIWTFNQIGIYEYSYKYHPNMKGTVIVQ, encoded by the coding sequence ATGAAACACACAATATTACTCATATTGATATTGGTAAGTATATTCACTACCATCGGGTGCACTTACACGAACATCCCCGAACCCACAGAAACAGCCACTGAAACGCCTACCGCAACACCTACAACTTCACCAACAGCCACTCCAGTATCCACTCCAAGAAATGGCCTTACAGAAGTGACCATGGAAGGTAATGCATTCGTCCCTGAAACGATTACCATTCCAATGAAAGGTGTGGTGAAATGGACCAATATGGACTCCACGCCGCATAAAATAACGATCATAGGCATGGTCACAGACGATCTGGGTGAAGGTGATTCATTCATATGGACCTTTAATCAAATAGGAATATATGAATATTCATACAAATATCATCCAAATATGAAAGGTACCGTTATCGTTCAATGA
- a CDS encoding nucleoside recognition protein, with product MWLDALYYAIEYLLRIIPPTVLGIFIMEWLVEMGLVARLGFVTAPFMRFAHLREDIGVSFLASFGSPTAGNSMVAQMYNKGIIDRRETILASLINSFPSTIVILRNMLPVIVILLGTTGLIYLGVVVFVGLLRTVLTLVVGRFLLEPKEACNVDCYPQKGSGVRAGFRNAARASARPLKRIIITMTVVSIVVFQLIDMGFFDTVSVYLNSSFITRYVPVDGLPIIAGWFASNIAAYTIAGNLLTTGMLSSKDIVITLLIGRMLSSIVRMRSSLPFYVGIFKSDLGVPIMLISLIMQDGIMLVITVVLVLFW from the coding sequence ATGTGGCTGGACGCACTGTACTATGCTATTGAATACCTCCTCAGAATCATTCCCCCCACTGTGCTGGGTATCTTTATCATGGAATGGCTTGTGGAGATGGGACTCGTGGCCAGGCTGGGATTTGTTACTGCACCGTTTATGCGGTTCGCCCACTTAAGGGAAGACATCGGTGTGAGTTTCCTGGCATCTTTTGGTTCGCCCACAGCAGGCAATTCCATGGTGGCGCAGATGTACAATAAGGGGATAATTGACAGGCGTGAGACCATTTTAGCATCGCTCATCAATTCGTTCCCGTCCACCATTGTAATATTGCGTAACATGCTGCCCGTTATTGTAATCCTGCTGGGCACAACCGGTCTGATATACCTGGGTGTGGTGGTGTTCGTGGGATTGTTGAGGACAGTATTAACGCTGGTAGTGGGTCGGTTTTTGCTTGAACCAAAGGAAGCATGTAACGTTGATTGCTATCCTCAGAAGGGAAGTGGGGTCCGGGCTGGGTTCAGGAATGCTGCAAGGGCATCAGCCAGGCCGTTAAAACGGATAATAATCACTATGACCGTTGTGTCGATTGTGGTGTTCCAGCTTATTGATATGGGATTCTTTGATACCGTTTCAGTATACCTGAACAGTTCATTCATTACCAGATATGTCCCGGTCGACGGATTGCCAATAATAGCAGGATGGTTTGCCAGTAATATTGCAGCGTATACTATTGCAGGTAACTTATTGACAACGGGTATGTTGTCTTCAAAAGATATTGTTATTACACTTCTTATAGGAAGGATGTTATCAAGTATTGTCAGGATGAGGTCTTCGCTGCCGTTTTACGTGGGAATTTTTAAGTCAGATCTGGGCGTGCCGATTATGCTCATATCGTTGATCATGCAGGATGGTATTATGCTTGTGATCACCGTTGTTCTGGTTCTGTTTTGGTAG
- a CDS encoding phosphoadenylyl-sulfate reductase, translating to MTMETAEIERLAAEYEHRSPQDILKLALDTFGNNAAISFSGAEDVVLVDMAAKLSDNVRVFSLDTGRLHPQTYRFIEKVREHYGINIEIFFANRDRTEKLVKEKGLFSFYRDGHQECCQARKVDPLRRALSQLDSWITGQRKDQSPNTRTHVPVIQDDPTFGSADHQLVKFNPIANWTSKQVWDYIRANDVPYNELHEQGFTSIGCEPCTRQVLPGQHERDGRWWWEEATKKECGLHAGNVK from the coding sequence ATGACAATGGAAACAGCAGAAATTGAAAGACTTGCAGCCGAATACGAGCACCGCTCACCCCAGGACATCCTGAAATTAGCACTGGATACCTTTGGAAATAATGCAGCTATCTCATTTAGCGGTGCAGAGGATGTGGTACTGGTTGACATGGCAGCAAAACTCAGTGATAATGTGAGGGTGTTCAGCCTGGATACCGGGCGGCTCCACCCGCAAACGTACAGGTTCATCGAGAAAGTGCGTGAACATTACGGCATCAATATCGAGATATTCTTTGCCAACAGGGACAGAACCGAAAAACTGGTCAAGGAAAAAGGACTGTTCTCATTCTACCGCGACGGCCACCAGGAATGCTGCCAGGCGCGCAAAGTGGACCCCCTGAGGCGGGCACTTTCTCAACTGGATTCCTGGATTACCGGACAGCGCAAGGACCAGAGCCCGAATACCAGGACCCACGTACCCGTGATACAGGACGACCCGACATTCGGCAGTGCTGACCACCAACTTGTCAAGTTCAACCCCATTGCAAACTGGACCTCAAAACAGGTATGGGACTATATCAGGGCCAACGATGTCCCCTATAATGAACTGCATGAACAGGGATTTACCAGTATCGGATGCGAACCCTGTACCAGACAGGTCCTTCCAGGCCAGCATGAGCGGGATGGCAGGTGGTGGTGGGAAGAAGCCACCAAGAAAGAATGCGGACTGCACGCAGGTAATGTGAAATAG
- a CDS encoding sulfurtransferase TusA family protein has translation MNPDMVPSRSIDTCGEVCPMNMVRTKFELKDMLPGEILEVTLEAGEPVRNVSRSVKEDGNRIIKLEKCDTHYRMLIQKR, from the coding sequence ATGAATCCGGATATGGTCCCCTCAAGGTCAATAGATACCTGCGGCGAGGTCTGTCCTATGAACATGGTACGGACAAAGTTCGAACTGAAGGACATGCTGCCGGGAGAGATACTGGAAGTCACCCTTGAAGCGGGGGAACCTGTCAGGAACGTCTCTCGCAGTGTAAAGGAAGACGGGAACCGCATAATCAAACTGGAAAAATGTGACACCCATTACAGGATGCTCATTCAAAAAAGGTGA
- a CDS encoding 4Fe-4S binding protein — protein MTQRTIDYESLKSGGFMRQRQPNQFAFRLRVVGGRIEADQLRALADAAEKYGDGHIHLTTRQGIEIPFIHADDVESVRKDMADANLRKGTCGPRIRGIMACQGNTVCPRGLVNPQDLAQKIDEKYFAAGVPHKFKISITGCPASCAKPQENDFGAIGGVEPKWLEEECIGCGLCQEICRKDAIIVEDGVVTFDREKCDLCGDCISSCPTDAWIIEKTGYTLLIGGKIGRFPQLGTAFVELVDEVQLFEILDKTIRFFKDNAQKGERIGDTVTRVGIEPFRKAVL, from the coding sequence ATGACACAACGAACTATAGATTATGAATCTCTTAAATCAGGCGGTTTCATGCGGCAGCGCCAGCCAAACCAGTTCGCCTTCCGCCTGAGGGTAGTGGGCGGCCGTATCGAAGCCGACCAGCTCAGGGCGCTGGCAGATGCAGCAGAAAAATACGGGGACGGGCATATACACCTGACCACCAGGCAGGGTATTGAGATCCCGTTCATACACGCAGATGATGTGGAATCAGTCAGGAAAGACATGGCAGATGCCAACCTGCGCAAAGGTACCTGCGGACCCCGCATACGGGGTATCATGGCCTGCCAGGGCAATACCGTTTGCCCGCGGGGCCTGGTCAACCCGCAGGACCTGGCACAGAAGATCGATGAGAAATATTTTGCTGCCGGAGTTCCCCATAAGTTCAAGATAAGCATCACAGGATGCCCGGCTTCCTGCGCCAAACCCCAGGAGAACGATTTCGGGGCCATCGGCGGTGTGGAGCCTAAATGGCTCGAAGAGGAATGCATTGGCTGCGGCCTGTGCCAGGAGATATGCCGCAAGGATGCCATCATTGTCGAGGACGGTGTCGTAACATTCGACCGCGAGAAATGCGACCTCTGCGGTGATTGTATCTCATCCTGTCCCACCGACGCATGGATTATCGAAAAGACAGGGTATACTCTGCTCATTGGCGGCAAAATAGGACGGTTCCCTCAACTGGGCACCGCATTCGTTGAACTGGTGGATGAAGTGCAGCTCTTTGAGATACTTGATAAGACCATCCGGTTCTTTAAAGACAATGCCCAAAAAGGCGAACGCATTGGCGATACAGTAACTCGTGTGGGCATTGAACCATTCAGGAAGGCTGTACTATGA
- a CDS encoding inorganic phosphate transporter family protein, translating into MSLILLLAAYAAAVFMGLNIGGNNAAASMGAAYGAKARTRQQAVILIAIFAFLGAVLSGGEVIKTLGNGIVPSGNITVVYAIVAISAAGISMFIANMLKVPISTSQAAVGAVAGLGIYVGMLDMNVLTRIVSWWVVTPLVAFFLAFIMGKYFHPVILLWIVDHKSEATIRKIIGLLLTISGCYVAYSAGANNAANAVGPLVGAGFMDSGTGAVIGGLTIGVGAILLGSRVLETVGNGITELCAIRAVFVEFVAAVLVHAASIMGIPVSLGEIVTAAIIGIGCANEGLLTARNETVQKIVTMWFVSPLAAGVITYGALVVIG; encoded by the coding sequence ATGTCTTTGATACTATTATTGGCTGCCTATGCTGCTGCTGTTTTCATGGGATTGAACATTGGCGGGAACAATGCCGCAGCATCTATGGGTGCTGCCTACGGGGCTAAGGCACGGACCAGGCAACAGGCAGTGATACTCATTGCGATATTTGCTTTCCTGGGTGCGGTATTGAGCGGAGGCGAGGTCATCAAGACCCTGGGTAACGGTATTGTACCCAGCGGGAACATTACGGTTGTCTATGCTATCGTTGCCATTTCGGCTGCAGGTATCAGCATGTTCATAGCGAATATGCTTAAAGTCCCCATTTCCACCAGCCAGGCTGCCGTAGGCGCGGTTGCAGGTTTGGGTATTTACGTGGGGATGCTGGATATGAATGTCCTGACGAGGATAGTATCCTGGTGGGTTGTCACTCCCCTCGTGGCTTTTTTCCTGGCTTTTATCATGGGAAAATATTTTCACCCGGTTATTCTTTTATGGATCGTTGACCATAAATCAGAAGCTACAATACGAAAAATCATCGGGTTACTGCTTACTATTTCCGGATGCTACGTGGCATATTCGGCAGGCGCCAACAATGCCGCAAATGCTGTGGGCCCTCTGGTCGGCGCAGGGTTCATGGATTCTGGCACCGGAGCTGTCATAGGCGGTCTGACCATCGGTGTAGGAGCGATATTGCTCGGGTCGAGGGTCCTTGAAACGGTGGGAAATGGGATTACTGAACTCTGCGCGATAAGGGCGGTATTTGTTGAGTTCGTTGCAGCTGTCTTAGTCCATGCAGCCTCTATTATGGGAATCCCTGTTTCACTGGGTGAGATTGTCACGGCGGCAATAATCGGGATAGGGTGTGCCAATGAAGGACTGCTGACAGCAAGGAATGAAACAGTACAGAAGATAGTCACTATGTGGTTTGTGTCTCCACTGGCAGCCGGGGTGATTACGTATGGAGCATTGGTGGTAATTGGGTAA